In Bacillus sp. Cs-700, one genomic interval encodes:
- a CDS encoding NAD(P)/FAD-dependent oxidoreductase, translated as MDQKKDLLIIGGGPAGISAAIWAKRLGLNHLLLEEKKDLGGQLNSIYNQIVDYPGMIAPNGQYLQKKLTEHAHKINFDYALNSAVTSIDWKKKILKTITDETYEFRSLLIATGSSPRKLHVPGEQEMIAQKEVYSATRDKSKFINKDVAVIGGGDRAFEGALLLAEAGSRVTLIHRSDHFKARQEYKNPVMEHENISILTRTVVTGMKGKGRKVLSLSNEDLHKTIEVDGVFIRIGVQPNTGPYSEGIALDDEGYIKCNADGETSLPYVYAAGDVCTRPLLSSIASAVGQGMTAVKQLSFYLEN; from the coding sequence GTGGACCAAAAAAAAGACCTCTTAATTATCGGGGGAGGACCAGCTGGTATTTCAGCAGCCATATGGGCGAAACGCCTCGGACTAAATCATTTGTTACTTGAAGAAAAGAAAGATCTCGGTGGTCAATTAAATTCCATCTACAATCAAATTGTCGATTACCCTGGCATGATCGCACCAAACGGTCAATACCTACAGAAAAAACTTACTGAACATGCCCACAAAATAAATTTTGACTATGCTTTAAATTCAGCTGTTACGTCAATTGATTGGAAGAAAAAAATTCTTAAAACAATCACTGATGAGACATATGAATTTCGCTCTTTACTCATTGCTACAGGATCATCACCTCGAAAACTCCATGTTCCCGGTGAACAGGAAATGATCGCACAGAAAGAAGTATATTCAGCTACTAGAGATAAATCTAAATTTATTAACAAGGACGTCGCTGTAATTGGCGGAGGTGATCGAGCTTTTGAAGGTGCCTTACTACTTGCTGAAGCTGGCTCTCGAGTAACCCTTATTCACCGTTCTGATCACTTTAAAGCTCGTCAAGAATATAAAAATCCTGTGATGGAACATGAAAACATCTCGATTCTTACCAGAACAGTCGTAACTGGAATGAAGGGAAAAGGTAGGAAAGTTTTATCCTTATCTAATGAAGATCTTCATAAAACAATTGAAGTGGATGGTGTGTTTATTCGAATTGGTGTCCAACCAAACACCGGACCTTACAGTGAAGGTATTGCACTTGATGACGAAGGCTATATAAAATGCAATGCAGATGGTGAAACATCACTTCCCTACGTGTATGCTGCTGGAGATGTTTGTACGCGCCCACTTTTGTCTAGCATCGCTTCTGCAGTTGGCCAAGGAATGACGGCTGTGAAACAACTCTCGTTTTATCTAGAAAATTAA
- a CDS encoding D-alanyl-D-alanine carboxypeptidase family protein: protein MSLKHIAHLIVVICITTSLIPVVTSAKETPTIRSETAILIDGKTGQVLYEKNSSEEMYPASITKIATALMAVKSNKMDEMVTVSENARAAEGTRVYLKEGETVSLDKLVKGMMINSGNDAAIAIAEHLSGDVESFSNELNEFLREEVGVQNTHFVNPNGLFDKEHLTTAEDMAKITQYAMKNEEFRSLFGMKQMTWNGEDWETTLINHHRLLLDYDFVTGGKNGYVSKSGFTLVTTASKDDQELIAVTMKATDDKIAYQDTLNLLNYGFSDFTPVEFEKGTELGVVNQKKYSLSEDITLYQNDDYPIDLTLSNENQLVSVGNSYRSNLDLELLTTTSIESNAPEQKTEAKPVAEVKDEETESIFSSSTILYLGIGIFLFIIICLIFGRSNTSVKRHRTFP, encoded by the coding sequence ATGAGTTTAAAACACATTGCGCATCTTATTGTCGTTATCTGCATAACAACGAGTTTAATTCCTGTCGTAACATCTGCTAAAGAAACCCCGACCATCAGAAGTGAGACTGCGATTCTTATTGATGGAAAGACAGGACAAGTTCTTTATGAGAAAAACAGCTCAGAAGAAATGTATCCTGCAAGTATTACGAAAATTGCAACCGCATTAATGGCAGTAAAGTCCAATAAAATGGATGAGATGGTTACTGTTAGCGAAAATGCACGGGCAGCAGAAGGTACGAGAGTTTATTTAAAGGAAGGAGAAACAGTTTCTTTAGATAAATTAGTAAAAGGTATGATGATTAATTCAGGAAATGATGCCGCCATTGCTATTGCAGAGCATTTAAGCGGAGATGTGGAATCGTTTTCTAATGAATTAAATGAATTTTTAAGGGAAGAAGTAGGTGTTCAGAACACTCACTTTGTAAATCCTAACGGTCTTTTTGATAAAGAGCATCTTACGACTGCAGAGGATATGGCAAAAATTACTCAGTATGCGATGAAGAATGAAGAGTTTCGCTCACTATTTGGAATGAAACAAATGACGTGGAACGGGGAAGACTGGGAGACGACCCTTATTAATCACCATCGCCTCTTACTTGATTACGATTTTGTTACTGGTGGAAAGAATGGCTATGTATCAAAATCTGGTTTTACCCTTGTCACGACTGCTTCGAAAGATGATCAAGAATTAATTGCTGTTACGATGAAAGCAACTGATGACAAAATCGCTTATCAGGATACATTGAATCTTCTTAATTATGGATTTAGTGACTTTACACCGGTTGAGTTTGAGAAAGGAACTGAACTGGGCGTTGTAAATCAAAAGAAATACAGTCTTTCAGAGGACATTACTCTGTATCAAAATGACGATTATCCGATCGATCTTACATTATCAAATGAAAACCAACTCGTGAGTGTAGGAAATTCATATCGTTCAAATCTTGATTTAGAGTTATTAACCACAACTTCTATAGAAAGTAACGCTCCTGAGCAAAAAACTGAAGCTAAACCTGTTGCAGAAGTTAAGGATGAGGAAACAGAATCCATTTTTTCAAGTAGCACGATCCTTTATCTAGGGATTGGCATTTTTCTCTTCATTATCATTTGTTTGATTTTTGGAAGAAGCAATACTTCTGTCAAAAGACATCGTACATTTCCATAA
- a CDS encoding alpha/beta-type small acid-soluble spore protein, with the protein MANNNSSNNLVVPGVQQALDQMKYEIASEFGVQLGPDSTARSNGSVGGEITKRLVQMAEQQMGGGSY; encoded by the coding sequence ATGGCAAACAACAATAGCTCAAACAATCTGGTAGTCCCTGGTGTACAACAAGCTTTAGATCAAATGAAGTACGAAATTGCAAGTGAATTCGGAGTTCAACTTGGTCCAGACTCCACTGCTCGCTCTAACGGTTCTGTTGGAGGAGAAATCACAAAACGTCTTGTCCAAATGGCTGAACAGCAAATGGGCGGCGGGAGCTACTAA
- a CDS encoding DNA alkylation repair protein, whose translation MTAYLCPRCKTNRMRFNKIEQKATSVKLDPESGEVVSVMEEGKADPFHMEYKGPNVRVQCAACGEIGDEETFIQFAKSHPRHS comes from the coding sequence ATGACAGCATATTTGTGTCCTAGATGTAAGACGAATCGTATGAGATTTAATAAAATTGAGCAAAAAGCTACTTCAGTGAAGTTAGACCCAGAGTCAGGAGAAGTCGTTTCTGTTATGGAGGAAGGGAAAGCGGATCCTTTTCATATGGAATATAAAGGGCCAAATGTCCGAGTTCAATGTGCTGCATGTGGTGAAATTGGAGATGAAGAAACGTTTATTCAATTTGCTAAATCTCACCCGCGTCATTCCTAA
- a CDS encoding DUF1798 family protein, producing the protein MQNTQKLRELTKKLLEINEEARVQYTTRTHLDDYKVNFYEEVKPFADRALILLKDWEPLAREWVMYNKPKYLYPIQIKNTLENIEMISVVAWQKDTGPKKFNERVQSVEYVLEKLMEEVK; encoded by the coding sequence ATGCAAAATACACAAAAATTACGTGAATTGACTAAGAAATTATTAGAAATAAATGAAGAAGCAAGAGTGCAATATACAACGCGCACTCACCTTGATGACTATAAGGTGAATTTTTATGAAGAAGTGAAGCCATTTGCTGATCGAGCATTAATTCTTCTTAAAGATTGGGAGCCTTTAGCGAGGGAATGGGTTATGTACAATAAACCTAAATATTTGTATCCAATTCAAATTAAGAATACGCTTGAAAATATTGAAATGATTTCAGTGGTAGCCTGGCAAAAAGATACAGGTCCAAAAAAATTCAATGAGCGGGTACAATCGGTTGAATATGTGTTAGAAAAGTTAATGGAGGAAGTGAAGTGA
- a CDS encoding MerR family transcriptional regulator — translation MLLKTKQVSDELGVNPTTVQRWVKYFDLACEKNELGHFLFSSETVEELKSIKNDLRRGYSMEKIKSSGTSGSQEQVMITPERFEQRLDRFSVRLEQLERQLEEKANEVITVQVLQHRTELDELMQKINMLEEKLIELEDHTSIQEAVGQSTGKGKRPWIMSLFSF, via the coding sequence ATGTTATTGAAAACAAAGCAGGTTTCAGATGAACTTGGTGTAAACCCTACTACTGTTCAAAGGTGGGTAAAGTATTTCGATTTAGCATGTGAGAAGAATGAACTTGGACATTTTCTTTTTTCGAGCGAGACAGTTGAGGAACTAAAATCGATTAAAAACGATTTAAGAAGGGGTTACTCAATGGAAAAAATCAAATCATCAGGAACGAGCGGTTCACAAGAACAGGTTATGATAACTCCAGAACGGTTTGAACAAAGACTAGATCGTTTTTCAGTAAGATTGGAGCAGCTTGAGCGTCAGTTGGAGGAAAAAGCGAATGAAGTGATTACCGTGCAAGTTCTACAGCACCGAACAGAACTAGATGAATTAATGCAAAAAATAAACATGTTGGAAGAAAAATTGATTGAGCTTGAAGATCACACATCTATACAAGAGGCAGTAGGTCAGTCGACGGGCAAAGGAAAGCGTCCTTGGATCATGAGTCTGTTCAGTTTCTAG
- a CDS encoding DUF2515 family protein → MKNALEIIRQIRRETKKWNRDNISRTVFYHHYYKRNPEIKWAFLASMVSRNAGWSMCDLQGEWFPKALTKKQLINFFMTYERANWTIFDDAAPQLMLYEVSKRRNKPFFDLGQKLGISNFILQEWEKFFQTGDEERLMTALIINEQHVIEAPVMEHHTYAKEVFHSFFFTIQDWFHFSTVLFPTMSGELYGLSVSRFRHTKDRIELGKKLAKLLFHPTYFEEFYRFATNTYPTGARFDYERYMKKKREGKMLRQVYPLIQHHRNERQDWYHGQSLVKKMLKNDVTLPAELALSDWYEKKRSEIRVAVEIENLLIKKSRR, encoded by the coding sequence GTGAAAAACGCGTTGGAGATCATTCGTCAAATTAGAAGAGAAACGAAAAAGTGGAATAGGGATAATATTTCACGTACCGTATTTTATCATCACTATTATAAACGGAATCCAGAAATTAAATGGGCATTTCTAGCGTCAATGGTTTCTCGGAATGCAGGTTGGAGTATGTGTGATCTACAGGGAGAGTGGTTTCCAAAAGCATTAACGAAGAAACAATTAATCAACTTCTTCATGACATATGAACGCGCGAATTGGACAATATTTGATGATGCAGCGCCACAGCTTATGCTATATGAAGTTAGCAAAAGAAGAAATAAACCTTTTTTTGATCTTGGACAAAAATTAGGAATATCGAATTTTATTTTGCAGGAATGGGAAAAGTTTTTTCAAACTGGTGATGAAGAGCGTTTAATGACGGCACTAATTATAAATGAACAGCACGTGATTGAAGCGCCAGTAATGGAACATCATACTTATGCAAAAGAAGTTTTTCATTCTTTCTTTTTTACAATTCAAGATTGGTTTCATTTTAGTACGGTACTTTTTCCAACTATGAGTGGTGAGTTATACGGGTTGTCTGTCAGTCGTTTTCGACATACGAAAGATCGCATTGAGCTTGGGAAAAAATTAGCTAAGCTGCTCTTTCATCCGACATATTTTGAAGAGTTTTATCGTTTCGCTACAAACACGTATCCTACAGGGGCGCGATTTGACTATGAACGGTATATGAAAAAAAAGCGAGAAGGCAAGATGTTACGACAAGTTTATCCGCTCATTCAACATCATCGAAATGAAAGACAGGATTGGTACCATGGGCAATCACTCGTAAAGAAAATGCTAAAGAATGACGTAACGCTTCCAGCTGAACTTGCCTTATCGGATTGGTATGAAAAGAAAAGAAGTGAAATTCGTGTTGCTGTTGAAATAGAAAATTTGCTCATAAAAAAAAGCAGGAGATAA
- the recU gene encoding Holliday junction resolvase RecU, translating into MPIRYPNGKPYVPSAQNQLSSQKQKSYSNRGMTLEEDINQSNTYYLSTGKAVIHKKPTPVQIVNVDYPKRSAAVIKEAYFKQASTTDYNGVYKGKYIDFEAKETKNKTSFPLNNFHEHQISHMKQVHDHDGICFVLLRFSITDEVFLLDAVALFSHWQSMKDGGRKSIKKEEIEKEGTHIPYTFQPRIDYLKIIDKMYFS; encoded by the coding sequence GTGCCGATTCGATATCCGAACGGAAAGCCGTACGTCCCTTCGGCTCAGAATCAGCTGTCAAGTCAAAAACAAAAGTCATATAGCAATCGAGGTATGACACTAGAAGAGGATATTAATCAGAGTAATACGTATTATCTCTCAACAGGTAAAGCCGTTATTCACAAAAAGCCTACGCCAGTACAAATTGTTAATGTTGATTATCCGAAACGGAGTGCGGCTGTTATTAAAGAAGCTTACTTCAAACAGGCTTCGACTACCGATTATAATGGAGTCTATAAAGGAAAATACATCGATTTTGAAGCCAAAGAAACGAAGAACAAGACGTCCTTTCCATTAAATAATTTTCATGAACATCAGATCAGTCATATGAAGCAAGTACATGATCATGATGGAATTTGCTTTGTCCTTCTCCGCTTTTCAATAACCGATGAGGTTTTTTTACTTGACGCAGTTGCTCTCTTTTCTCATTGGCAATCAATGAAAGACGGCGGCAGGAAATCAATTAAAAAAGAAGAGATTGAAAAAGAAGGCACACATATCCCATATACCTTTCAACCACGCATTGACTATCTGAAAATTATTGATAAAATGTATTTCAGCTAA
- a CDS encoding PBP1A family penicillin-binding protein, with protein sequence MSEYQSRQERRKTSSKKQKAPKKSGKKSIFKKIFLTLVVLFLVGLVAGGITAIAYINSAPELDPDKLTNPQSSVILDRDDEEVQTIEGADAREVAKIDEIPDVLKNAFVSVEDTRFYEHFGIDPRRIGGAVLANITNGFGAEGASTITQQVIKNSLLTSEKSLERKVQEAYLSIKLEQEYSKDQILEMYLNKIYFGNGAWGVVDAAETYFGKNITEEELTPGEAALLAGLPQRPTYYNPYEYPDQAEQRRNVVLSLMEKQGVITAEEADKYQAEKVSDMIVALTEEKENDQYKVFMDQVVKELRDRDDISEKDIYSGGLEIYTTLDTRAQDITSNVIANYPYSNEDMRSGLVLMDTKTGSIRAIGETRKDESVITYATTGQFQPGSTAKPIIAYGPAIENKQWSTGRSIKDEPLQIGDANIRNWDREYRGQVSMRRALEMSYNVPAVNTFLEIGEEPAQEFANKLGMGLKDEDMVPTAAIGTFSTSPLQMTGAYAAFGNGGTYHEPHTVRKVVFPDGKEINLEPEPEKAMNDYTAYMISDMLKSVVDEGTGTDAKIPGLPVAGKTGTTNHDSAVVQQQGFPTSGIVKDAWFAGYTTEYSMAVWTGYNEPNAHYLDSNKGEDDTSKLIFKEIMSQVSEGVNTADFQKPDSVVEVGVEKSTGLLPSDYTPKDQIVYELFVKGSTPEKTSTKYEQPDGVKGLSAQYNADSNSIALSWQPGEDKSFTYKVEMAVNGGGYQGLTETGDTGFTVQNVEKGSEYKFKVTAVSDSGVSTKPAETSVSVPKEEESEEPEEPTEEENPEEEGETPPEEGNSEQGEDGSGDTESNQGDEEQPPADDQGGNAGNGEDQGNQGNNGSGGNGEDGSGNNAGTTEPDNPEDTENTEEPAPEGNAPANAPPANENE encoded by the coding sequence ATGAGTGAATATCAATCACGTCAAGAAAGACGTAAAACAAGTAGTAAGAAGCAGAAAGCTCCCAAAAAATCAGGTAAGAAAAGCATTTTCAAAAAAATCTTTCTTACATTAGTTGTTTTATTTCTAGTCGGTTTGGTCGCTGGAGGCATAACAGCAATTGCCTATATTAATAGTGCACCGGAGCTTGATCCTGATAAGCTTACAAATCCACAGTCATCTGTCATTCTTGACCGAGATGATGAAGAGGTTCAAACAATCGAAGGCGCTGATGCAAGAGAAGTAGCAAAAATCGATGAAATACCAGATGTTCTAAAAAATGCGTTTGTCTCAGTTGAAGATACTCGTTTCTATGAACACTTTGGTATTGACCCAAGAAGAATTGGTGGAGCCGTTCTTGCAAACATTACAAACGGTTTTGGAGCTGAAGGAGCCAGTACAATTACGCAACAAGTAATTAAAAACTCTCTTTTAACATCTGAAAAATCGTTAGAACGAAAAGTCCAAGAAGCTTATTTATCCATTAAGCTTGAGCAAGAATATTCAAAAGATCAAATTCTCGAAATGTATTTAAATAAAATTTATTTCGGTAACGGAGCATGGGGCGTTGTCGATGCCGCCGAAACGTACTTTGGTAAAAATATTACTGAAGAAGAATTAACACCAGGTGAGGCTGCACTTCTTGCAGGTCTACCACAACGTCCTACTTACTACAATCCATATGAATATCCAGATCAAGCTGAACAGCGTCGAAATGTTGTTCTTAGCTTAATGGAAAAGCAAGGTGTTATTACTGCCGAAGAAGCTGATAAATATCAGGCTGAAAAAGTTAGTGATATGATTGTAGCCCTTACGGAAGAGAAAGAAAACGATCAATATAAAGTCTTTATGGACCAAGTTGTCAAAGAACTGCGCGATCGAGATGATATTTCTGAAAAAGATATTTACTCAGGTGGACTTGAAATTTATACAACACTTGATACTCGCGCTCAGGATATTACGTCTAACGTGATTGCAAACTATCCCTATTCCAATGAAGATATGCGATCAGGTCTTGTCCTAATGGATACGAAAACTGGTTCCATTCGTGCAATTGGTGAAACTCGGAAAGATGAGAGTGTCATCACGTACGCTACAACTGGCCAGTTTCAGCCGGGATCAACGGCTAAGCCAATCATTGCTTATGGACCTGCCATTGAAAACAAGCAGTGGTCAACTGGCCGATCCATTAAAGATGAGCCATTACAAATAGGTGATGCAAATATCCGAAACTGGGACCGCGAATACCGTGGTCAGGTTTCAATGAGACGTGCTCTTGAAATGTCTTATAACGTGCCCGCTGTAAACACCTTCCTTGAGATTGGAGAGGAACCAGCTCAAGAGTTTGCTAATAAACTTGGTATGGGGCTAAAAGATGAGGATATGGTTCCTACCGCTGCGATTGGAACATTTAGTACTTCTCCCCTTCAAATGACTGGTGCATATGCGGCATTTGGTAATGGTGGAACGTACCACGAACCACATACCGTTCGAAAAGTGGTCTTCCCGGATGGAAAAGAAATTAATCTTGAGCCTGAACCGGAGAAGGCAATGAATGATTATACCGCTTATATGATTAGCGATATGCTAAAATCAGTAGTCGATGAAGGAACAGGCACGGATGCCAAAATACCTGGTCTACCTGTTGCCGGTAAAACTGGTACAACGAACCACGATTCGGCTGTCGTTCAGCAACAAGGGTTTCCTACCTCAGGAATTGTAAAAGATGCCTGGTTTGCTGGATATACGACTGAATACTCGATGGCCGTTTGGACAGGATACAACGAACCTAATGCCCACTATCTTGATTCAAATAAAGGGGAAGACGATACGTCTAAACTGATATTTAAAGAAATTATGAGTCAAGTATCAGAAGGGGTTAACACCGCTGACTTCCAGAAACCTGATTCTGTTGTAGAAGTTGGCGTAGAAAAAAGCACAGGGCTTCTTCCAAGTGACTACACACCGAAAGATCAAATCGTGTATGAACTTTTTGTAAAAGGAAGCACCCCAGAAAAAACGTCTACCAAATACGAACAACCTGATGGCGTAAAAGGTCTATCTGCCCAGTATAATGCTGATTCTAATAGCATTGCCCTCTCTTGGCAGCCTGGTGAAGATAAATCCTTCACCTATAAAGTCGAAATGGCTGTAAACGGCGGTGGCTATCAAGGGTTGACGGAAACGGGTGACACTGGATTTACCGTACAAAATGTTGAAAAAGGTAGCGAATATAAATTTAAAGTAACAGCCGTCTCAGATTCAGGCGTTTCAACGAAACCAGCTGAAACTTCTGTATCGGTTCCGAAGGAAGAAGAATCAGAGGAGCCTGAAGAGCCGACAGAAGAAGAAAATCCTGAAGAAGAAGGCGAAACGCCACCTGAAGAAGGAAATAGTGAGCAAGGTGAAGACGGTAGCGGCGACACCGAAAGCAACCAGGGAGATGAAGAACAGCCCCCTGCTGATGACCAGGGTGGAAATGCTGGCAATGGAGAGGATCAAGGGAACCAGGGCAATAACGGTTCAGGAGGTAATGGTGAAGATGGTTCTGGTAACAATGCTGGAACCACTGAGCCTGATAATCCTGAAGATACCGAGAATACTGAAGAACCCGCTCCAGAGGGTAACGCTCCAGCTAATGCTCCACCTGCAAATGAAAACGAATAA
- the nth gene encoding endonuclease III, whose amino-acid sequence MLTKAQIQTVLETMGEMFPDAHCELNHSTPFELAIAVVLSAQCTDALVNKVTPGLFAKYNGPEDFLHVPIEELENDIRRIGLFRNKAKNIKKLARTVVEEYNGVLPETRDELMALAGVGRKTANVIASVAFNVPAIAVDTHVERVSKRLGICRWKDSVLEVEKTLMRKIPEEEWSVAHHRFIFFGRYHCKAQSPQCDICPLLELCREGQKRMKQRARGK is encoded by the coding sequence TTGTTAACGAAAGCCCAAATACAAACTGTTCTTGAAACAATGGGAGAGATGTTCCCTGATGCGCATTGTGAATTGAATCATTCAACACCTTTTGAACTTGCCATTGCTGTGGTGTTATCGGCTCAGTGTACAGATGCTCTTGTTAATAAGGTAACGCCGGGTCTATTTGCGAAATACAATGGGCCAGAGGATTTTCTTCACGTGCCAATTGAGGAGCTAGAAAATGATATAAGACGCATTGGCTTGTTTCGAAACAAAGCAAAAAACATTAAAAAGCTAGCAAGAACCGTCGTAGAGGAGTACAACGGTGTCCTTCCTGAGACGAGAGACGAATTAATGGCGTTAGCTGGTGTAGGCCGAAAAACTGCAAACGTGATTGCTTCTGTTGCATTCAACGTACCTGCGATTGCTGTTGATACGCATGTTGAGAGAGTGAGCAAGCGTCTCGGAATTTGCAGATGGAAGGACTCAGTACTTGAAGTAGAAAAAACGCTCATGCGGAAAATTCCAGAAGAAGAGTGGTCTGTGGCTCATCATCGCTTTATTTTCTTCGGAAGGTACCATTGTAAAGCGCAATCTCCACAGTGTGACATTTGTCCGCTATTGGAACTATGTCGAGAAGGACAAAAACGAATGAAGCAGCGAGCGCGTGGTAAGTAA
- a CDS encoding DnaD domain-containing protein yields MKKEQIIHMMNEGNVSVPRLLLNHYVHIGLQEEDTFFLIKLHSFIEQGNTFPTPEELASAMTYSPQACLDKIQQLMQKGVLTIEEHQNDLKSYYSEAYSLLPLWERIFKAIEQEEAEKSAAKNMEQEESLYTLFEREFARPLSPIECETLAMWIDADKHDAELIKAALKEAVLGGKLNFRYIDRILFEWKRNGIKTVEQARAYGEKFRKHQYDKKSPAKTETKNDSNQSAPIYNWLGR; encoded by the coding sequence ATGAAGAAGGAACAAATCATTCATATGATGAACGAAGGAAATGTTTCAGTACCAAGATTGTTGTTAAACCACTATGTTCACATTGGTTTGCAAGAAGAGGATACTTTCTTTTTAATTAAGCTACACAGTTTTATTGAACAGGGAAACACTTTTCCAACGCCAGAAGAGCTTGCATCAGCGATGACCTATTCGCCTCAAGCTTGTTTGGATAAAATACAGCAGCTGATGCAAAAAGGTGTTTTAACAATTGAAGAGCACCAGAATGATCTGAAAAGTTATTATTCAGAGGCCTATTCGCTTCTTCCATTGTGGGAAAGAATTTTTAAAGCAATCGAGCAGGAAGAAGCAGAAAAATCTGCAGCGAAAAACATGGAGCAGGAAGAAAGTCTTTATACGTTATTTGAGCGTGAGTTTGCAAGGCCGCTTTCGCCAATTGAATGTGAGACGCTTGCGATGTGGATTGATGCTGACAAGCATGATGCAGAGCTGATTAAAGCAGCGTTAAAAGAAGCTGTGCTTGGTGGTAAGTTAAACTTCCGCTACATTGACCGAATTCTTTTTGAATGGAAACGAAATGGCATCAAAACGGTAGAACAGGCGAGGGCCTATGGCGAAAAGTTTCGAAAGCATCAGTACGATAAAAAATCGCCTGCTAAAACAGAAACGAAAAATGATTCAAATCAAAGTGCGCCAATCTATAATTGGCTTGGACGATAA
- the asnS gene encoding asparagine--tRNA ligase: MKTTISNVNKQVEQTVTIGAWLHNKRSSGKIQFLQLRDGTGFIQGVMVKKEVSEEAWETAKNLTQESSVWVTGVVREDDRSQSGFELTVTNVDLIHEAVDYPITPKEHGTEFLMDNRHLWIRSRRQNAILRIRNEIIRATYQFFNENDFVKIDPPILTGSSAEGTTDLFHTKYFEEDAYLSQSGQLYMEAAAMAFGRVFSFGPTFRAEKSKTRRHLIEFWMIEPEMAFMDHDESLEVQEQYVSFLVKSVLDNCQLELKTLERDISKLEAIQAPFPRISYDDAITLLKDKGFTDIEWGEDFGAPHETAIAESFEKPVFITNYPKDIKAFYMKPDPEREEVVLCADLIAPEGYGEIIGGSQRIDDLSLMEKRYEEHGLTDDAYKWYLELRRYGSVPHSGFGLGLERTVAWLSGVEHVRETIPFPRLLNRLYP; this comes from the coding sequence GTGAAAACGACGATTTCAAACGTAAATAAACAGGTTGAACAAACCGTTACAATTGGTGCCTGGTTACATAATAAACGTTCTAGTGGTAAAATCCAGTTTCTTCAGCTTCGCGATGGTACTGGCTTTATCCAAGGAGTTATGGTTAAGAAAGAAGTTTCTGAAGAAGCATGGGAAACAGCGAAAAATCTTACACAGGAATCATCCGTTTGGGTAACAGGCGTGGTGCGTGAAGATGACCGATCGCAATCTGGCTTTGAATTAACTGTCACGAACGTGGATCTTATTCACGAAGCTGTCGATTATCCAATTACCCCAAAAGAACATGGTACTGAATTTTTAATGGATAATCGTCATCTATGGATCCGTTCAAGACGTCAAAATGCGATTCTTCGCATTCGAAATGAAATTATTCGCGCTACGTACCAGTTCTTTAACGAAAATGATTTCGTTAAAATTGACCCGCCTATTTTAACAGGAAGTTCGGCAGAAGGCACAACGGATCTCTTCCATACGAAATATTTTGAAGAAGATGCTTATCTTTCTCAAAGTGGACAACTTTACATGGAAGCAGCTGCAATGGCTTTTGGACGCGTTTTTTCCTTTGGTCCAACGTTCCGTGCTGAAAAATCAAAAACCCGTCGTCACTTAATTGAGTTCTGGATGATTGAACCTGAAATGGCGTTTATGGATCACGATGAGAGTCTTGAGGTTCAAGAACAATATGTGAGCTTCCTTGTGAAATCAGTACTAGATAATTGTCAACTAGAATTAAAAACCCTCGAGCGAGATATTTCAAAACTTGAAGCGATTCAAGCGCCGTTCCCACGTATTTCTTACGATGATGCCATTACTTTATTGAAAGATAAAGGATTTACGGATATTGAGTGGGGCGAAGACTTTGGTGCACCTCATGAGACAGCCATTGCTGAAAGTTTCGAGAAGCCAGTCTTTATTACGAACTACCCGAAAGATATTAAGGCCTTTTATATGAAACCAGATCCTGAACGCGAAGAAGTCGTTTTATGTGCTGACTTAATTGCACCTGAAGGCTATGGTGAAATTATCGGAGGTAGTCAACGAATCGATGATTTATCTCTTATGGAAAAACGCTATGAGGAACACGGCTTAACAGACGATGCTTATAAGTGGTATCTTGAACTGCGTCGTTATGGTTCTGTTCCACATTCAGGATTCGGTCTTGGTTTAGAGCGAACGGTTGCCTGGCTATCAGGTGTGGAACATGTTCGTGAAACAATTCCGTTCCCACGTCTTTTAAATCGTCTATATCCATGA